One stretch of Streptomyces peucetius DNA includes these proteins:
- a CDS encoding ABC transporter ATP-binding protein: MLELRGVRVFYGAVEAIKGIDLTVRKGEIVALLGGNGAGKTTTLRTISGMLQPRHGEVRLHDERIDGIKSHELVRFGINHVPEGRRVFSRMTVRENLEMGAYRFRSPDAAEMDRVFTLFPRLAERRSQLAGTLSGGEQQMLAIGRALMGKPELLLLDEPSMGLAPLIVQQIFDIVEEINKQGTTVLLVEQNATQALALANRGYVLETGAVAMSGPSAELLADSRIREAYLGEGAA; encoded by the coding sequence CTGCTCGAACTCCGCGGCGTCCGGGTGTTCTACGGCGCCGTCGAGGCGATCAAGGGCATCGACCTGACGGTCCGCAAGGGTGAGATCGTCGCCCTGCTCGGCGGCAACGGCGCCGGGAAGACGACGACGCTGCGCACGATCTCCGGCATGCTCCAGCCTCGCCACGGCGAGGTGCGGCTGCACGACGAGCGCATCGACGGCATCAAGTCGCACGAGCTGGTGCGGTTCGGCATCAACCATGTGCCGGAGGGTCGCCGGGTCTTCTCGCGGATGACGGTGCGAGAGAACCTGGAGATGGGCGCCTACCGCTTCAGGTCGCCCGACGCGGCCGAGATGGACCGGGTGTTCACTCTCTTCCCGCGTCTGGCCGAACGGCGCTCCCAGCTCGCCGGCACCTTGTCGGGCGGTGAACAGCAGATGCTGGCGATCGGCCGTGCCCTGATGGGCAAGCCGGAGCTGCTGCTGCTGGACGAGCCGTCGATGGGTCTGGCGCCGTTGATCGTGCAGCAAATCTTCGACATCGTCGAGGAGATCAACAAGCAGGGCACGACGGTGCTGCTCGTCGAGCAGAACGCCACTCAGGCTCTGGCGCTGGCGAACCGCGGCTATGTCCTGGAGACGGGGGCGGTCGCCATGTCGGGTCCGTCGGCGGAGCTGCTGGCGGACTCCAGGATCCGGGAGGCGTACCTCGGTG